The Acidobacteriota bacterium genome includes a region encoding these proteins:
- a CDS encoding ABC transporter permease subunit, with product MPRVILLVAYHVFKESVRDKVLYNLVLFATLMISASYLVGQLTAGQDIKIIKDLGLAASAVFGLFIAVFIGVGLVWKEVDRRSVYNVLVKPLRRHHFIVGKFIGLALTLLVNLAVMATAVYLVLAVMAWTQPALANAAMVDAPVVDPNLLKAFLLIYVQLLVVTALALFFSTFSSPMLSAALTFGLYVVGHFNADLAHFENVVKSRAAAQLARALYYLLPNLAPFDIKTAVVHGQAVPAGYLLLTSGYGLLYAAAVLGLAMLVFARRDFK from the coding sequence ATGCCGCGCGTCATCCTGCTTGTCGCCTACCACGTCTTCAAGGAATCCGTGCGGGACAAGGTGTTGTACAACCTCGTCCTGTTCGCGACGCTGATGATCTCGGCGTCGTACCTGGTCGGGCAACTGACGGCGGGGCAGGACATCAAAATCATCAAGGATCTCGGCCTGGCGGCCAGCGCCGTGTTTGGACTGTTCATTGCCGTCTTCATCGGCGTGGGCCTGGTCTGGAAAGAAGTCGATCGCCGCAGCGTCTATAACGTCCTGGTCAAGCCGCTCCGCCGCCACCACTTCATCGTCGGCAAGTTCATCGGCCTGGCCCTGACACTGCTGGTCAATCTCGCCGTGATGGCGACCGCCGTCTACCTGGTGCTGGCCGTCATGGCCTGGACGCAGCCGGCGTTGGCCAACGCCGCCATGGTCGATGCGCCAGTGGTTGACCCGAACCTGCTCAAGGCATTCCTGCTGATCTACGTTCAGCTGCTCGTCGTCACCGCGCTGGCGTTATTCTTCTCGACCTTCTCGAGCCCGATGCTGTCGGCCGCCTTGACCTTTGGTCTGTACGTGGTCGGCCACTTCAACGCCGACCTGGCGCATTTCGAGAACGTCGTCAAGTCGAGAGCCGCCGCGCAACTGGCGCGTGCGCTCTACTACCTGTTGCCGAATCTCGCGCCATTCGATATCAAGACGGCGGTGGTGCACGGCCAGGCGGTCCCGGCTGGCTACCTGCTGCTGACGAGCGGGTACGGCCTGCTCTATGCGGCTGCCGTCCTCGGGCTGGCGATGCTGGTATTTGCCAGGCGCGATTTCAAATGA
- a CDS encoding prepilin peptidase, whose product MLLWLLTLAGVLGLCIGSFLNVCIYRLPLEKSLAWPASHCPTCSQPLKWYDNVPIVAWLALGGKCRSCGTRISVVYPFVEAFTGVMFVWATWQYGIDWLLASRLVFGCALIVLFFIDLEHRILPNGITIPGTVIGFLFSFVAPPGWVSSLIGLVVGGLIPLVVAEIYYRVRRIEGLGMGDVKMLALVGAFLGWPQVLLTLVVASLLGSIVGLPLAIRQRDMKASMPFGTFLAIAAMFAATAGDSVIAWYLGFYR is encoded by the coding sequence ATGCTTCTCTGGCTGTTGACCCTGGCAGGCGTGCTGGGCTTGTGCATCGGCAGTTTTCTCAACGTGTGCATCTATCGGCTGCCGCTCGAGAAGTCGCTGGCGTGGCCGGCCTCGCACTGTCCGACCTGTTCGCAGCCGCTCAAGTGGTACGACAACGTGCCGATCGTCGCGTGGCTGGCGCTTGGCGGAAAATGCCGATCGTGCGGGACGCGCATTTCCGTCGTCTACCCGTTCGTGGAGGCGTTCACCGGCGTGATGTTCGTGTGGGCGACCTGGCAGTACGGCATCGATTGGCTGCTCGCGTCGCGGCTGGTGTTCGGCTGCGCGCTAATCGTGCTCTTCTTCATCGACCTCGAACATCGCATTCTGCCGAACGGGATTACGATCCCCGGCACCGTCATCGGTTTCCTGTTCAGCTTCGTGGCGCCGCCAGGCTGGGTGTCGTCGCTCATCGGGCTGGTGGTCGGCGGGCTGATTCCGCTTGTGGTCGCGGAGATCTACTACAGGGTGCGCCGGATCGAAGGCCTCGGCATGGGTGACGTGAAGATGCTCGCGCTGGTCGGCGCGTTTCTCGGCTGGCCGCAGGTGCTGCTGACGCTGGTGGTCGCGTCTCTTCTTGGTTCGATCGTCGGTCTGCCCCTCGCGATCCGCCAGCGCGACATGAAGGCGTCGATGCCGTTCGGCACCTTTCTCGCCATTGCCGCCATGTTCGCCGCGACCGCCGGAGACTCGGTGATCGCCTGGTACCTCGGGTTCTATCGGTAG
- a CDS encoding pilus assembly PilX N-terminal domain-containing protein has protein sequence MWSRDRCAGDAAGGGKPRETRRTQQSGAALITVLAMLMLVSTIGLGLALTTSLEPAIASAHEASLSCGYAAEAGLAIALHELGGVADWNLVLSGQVGSAILQTAADTGLLLPDGTQADVGSLTNLANCGHAAACTNLELDAFTTDRPWGPNNPRWQVFGHTRLDQLGSFDLAPLPCEVIVWVGDDPAELDGDPLRDSEPAPDGARRPGAGVIMLRAEGFGIRGAHRVVTATISRSPGADSRPRAVAWRAVR, from the coding sequence ATGTGGTCCCGCGATCGATGCGCAGGTGACGCGGCGGGCGGCGGCAAGCCCCGCGAGACCCGACGGACACAGCAGAGCGGTGCCGCCCTCATCACGGTGCTGGCCATGCTGATGCTGGTCTCGACGATCGGCCTGGGCCTCGCGCTCACCACCAGTCTCGAACCGGCCATCGCGTCGGCGCACGAGGCGTCCCTCAGTTGCGGGTATGCGGCTGAGGCTGGCCTGGCTATCGCGCTCCATGAACTTGGCGGCGTGGCCGACTGGAACCTGGTGCTATCTGGGCAGGTCGGATCCGCCATTCTCCAGACCGCTGCCGACACTGGCCTGCTCCTTCCGGACGGCACCCAGGCCGATGTGGGAAGCCTCACCAATCTCGCCAATTGCGGCCACGCCGCAGCCTGCACCAACCTGGAACTCGACGCCTTCACGACAGATCGGCCGTGGGGTCCGAACAATCCCCGGTGGCAGGTGTTCGGCCACACCCGACTGGATCAACTCGGGTCCTTCGATCTCGCGCCGCTTCCGTGCGAGGTGATCGTCTGGGTCGGTGATGATCCAGCGGAACTGGACGGCGACCCGCTTCGCGACAGTGAGCCCGCCCCAGATGGCGCGCGTCGGCCGGGCGCTGGCGTCATCATGCTTCGCGCGGAAGGATTTGGCATCCGCGGCGCCCACAGGGTGGTCACCGCGACCATCAGCCGTTCTCCGGGAGCGGACTCGAGGCCCCGTGCGGTCGCGTGGCGGGCAGTCCGGTAG
- the aroB gene encoding 3-dehydroquinate synthase, with translation MPSPIRIDVVTPSRSYPVLVGSGLLPQLRHALDEAGCGTRRFVVSNQTVWRFWGDAVREALPGAEAIMVPDGERFKILPTVARIYETLQRAGADRSSALITVGGGVVGDIGGFAAATYMRGITLVHVPTTLLAQVDASVGGKVGVNLAGGKNLVGAFHQPALVVTDLDTLRTLPRREFRAGIYEIIKYGVACSPNLFVQLQGGLGPISKRDVATLIPVIADCCRIKAEIVGGDEREAGPRRLLNFGHTAGHAFESLTRYQRFLHGEAVAYGMLVAAELAVARGLMRADDRDALASMIAQLGPLPPLGDLSAPQTIELMRRDKKVHEGRLHMVLPSTIGRATIVEDVGDDELMRALSAVGLAETAEGSS, from the coding sequence ATGCCATCACCGATTCGCATCGATGTCGTGACTCCGTCGCGTTCGTACCCCGTGCTGGTGGGATCGGGCCTGCTCCCGCAGCTGCGGCACGCACTGGACGAAGCCGGGTGCGGGACCCGCCGGTTCGTGGTGTCGAATCAGACCGTCTGGCGCTTCTGGGGCGACGCGGTTCGCGAGGCGCTGCCTGGCGCCGAAGCGATCATGGTGCCCGACGGTGAGCGATTCAAGATCCTGCCGACGGTGGCACGGATCTACGAGACACTGCAGCGGGCCGGCGCGGATCGGTCCTCGGCGCTCATCACGGTCGGCGGCGGGGTCGTCGGCGACATCGGCGGTTTCGCGGCGGCCACCTACATGCGCGGTATCACGCTGGTGCATGTACCGACGACGCTGCTGGCCCAGGTGGATGCGTCGGTCGGCGGCAAGGTCGGCGTCAACCTGGCCGGCGGCAAGAACCTCGTGGGCGCCTTCCATCAGCCGGCGCTCGTGGTGACCGATCTGGATACGCTGCGGACATTGCCGCGCCGGGAGTTTCGCGCAGGGATCTACGAGATCATCAAGTACGGCGTCGCGTGCAGCCCGAACCTGTTCGTTCAGCTGCAGGGAGGTCTCGGCCCGATCTCAAAACGCGACGTCGCCACGCTGATTCCCGTCATTGCGGACTGCTGCCGGATCAAGGCGGAGATTGTCGGAGGCGACGAACGCGAGGCCGGCCCCCGCAGACTGCTGAATTTCGGTCACACGGCGGGACATGCGTTCGAGTCGCTGACCCGCTACCAGCGCTTCCTCCACGGAGAGGCGGTGGCGTACGGCATGCTGGTCGCCGCCGAACTGGCGGTCGCGCGAGGGCTGATGCGCGCCGATGATCGGGACGCACTGGCGAGCATGATCGCGCAGCTCGGGCCGCTGCCTCCACTTGGAGATCTCTCGGCTCCCCAGACAATCGAGCTTATGCGGCGGGACAAGAAGGTCCACGAGGGACGCCTGCACATGGTCCTTCCCTCCACAATCGGAAGGGCCACGATCGTCGAAGATGTCGGTGACGACGAACTGATGCGGGCGCTGAGCGCTGTCGGTCTGGCCGAAACGGCCGAGGGCTCTTCTTAG
- the proS gene encoding proline--tRNA ligase encodes MAEKDDNKEQLITAITPQSEDFSRWYTDLVRRAELADYSPVKGCMVIRPYGYAIWEFIQRGLDDRIKATGHVNAYFPLLIPKSLLMKEAEHVEGFAPQVAWVTKGGTEELDEPLLLRPTSEAIIGTMYAKWIQSWRDLPVLINQWANIIRWEKVTRLFLRTTEFLWQEGHTAHETAEEAEEETLKILALYKEFCETELAMPVVAGRKSNSEKFAGASRTYSIEALMGDGRALQAGTSHNLGQNFAKAFNIQFQARDKSLQYIWGTSWGMTTRLIGAVIMVHGDETGLVLPPRVAPYQVVIVPIPRGNWRETVLPRAQEIKAALVAGGMRVMLDDRDAYTPGWKFSEWELRGVPVRLEIGPKDIEKHQVMLARRDTREKIPTPMDGLTGRVKDLLDAIQQNLFDRALAFQRDHTTETSSYDEFKQIMDGRPGFVVSPWCGTDACEAEIKTETQATIRNLPMEGGPAGGTCIKCGKPAVADARFAKAY; translated from the coding sequence ATGGCCGAGAAAGACGACAACAAGGAACAGCTCATCACCGCGATTACGCCACAGTCTGAGGATTTCTCCAGGTGGTACACGGATCTGGTCCGTCGTGCCGAGTTGGCCGACTACTCGCCGGTCAAGGGCTGCATGGTGATCAGGCCGTACGGCTACGCCATCTGGGAGTTCATCCAGCGCGGGCTGGACGATCGCATCAAGGCCACGGGCCACGTCAACGCGTATTTCCCGCTGCTGATTCCCAAGAGCCTCCTGATGAAGGAGGCGGAGCACGTCGAGGGGTTTGCCCCGCAGGTGGCTTGGGTGACGAAAGGCGGCACCGAGGAGCTCGACGAACCGCTGTTGCTGCGCCCGACGTCTGAAGCGATCATCGGGACGATGTACGCCAAGTGGATCCAGTCGTGGCGTGACCTGCCCGTGTTGATCAACCAGTGGGCCAACATCATTCGCTGGGAGAAGGTGACGCGCCTGTTCCTGCGCACCACCGAGTTCTTGTGGCAGGAAGGCCACACGGCGCACGAGACGGCGGAAGAGGCCGAAGAAGAGACGCTGAAGATTCTGGCGCTGTACAAAGAGTTCTGCGAAACCGAACTGGCGATGCCAGTCGTGGCTGGCCGCAAGTCAAACAGCGAGAAGTTCGCCGGGGCGTCGCGCACGTACTCGATCGAGGCGCTGATGGGCGACGGGCGTGCGCTGCAGGCCGGAACGTCTCACAACCTCGGCCAGAACTTCGCCAAGGCGTTCAACATTCAGTTTCAGGCGCGCGACAAGTCGCTGCAGTACATCTGGGGCACATCGTGGGGCATGACGACGCGGCTGATCGGCGCCGTCATCATGGTGCACGGCGACGAGACGGGCCTGGTGCTGCCGCCGCGCGTGGCGCCGTACCAGGTCGTCATTGTGCCGATCCCTCGCGGGAACTGGCGCGAGACCGTCCTGCCGCGGGCGCAGGAGATCAAGGCCGCGCTGGTCGCCGGCGGGATGCGCGTGATGCTCGATGACCGCGACGCCTACACGCCAGGCTGGAAGTTCTCCGAGTGGGAACTGCGCGGCGTGCCGGTGCGGCTCGAAATCGGGCCGAAGGACATCGAGAAGCACCAGGTGATGCTCGCCCGGCGCGACACACGCGAGAAGATTCCGACGCCGATGGACGGACTGACCGGCCGCGTCAAGGACCTGCTCGACGCGATCCAGCAGAACCTGTTCGATCGGGCGCTGGCGTTCCAGCGCGATCACACGACCGAAACGTCCTCGTACGACGAGTTCAAGCAGATCATGGACGGCCGTCCCGGCTTTGTCGTGTCGCCGTGGTGCGGCACCGACGCGTGCGAGGCGGAAATCAAGACGGAGACTCAGGCCACGATACGCAATTTGCCGATGGAGGGCGGGCCGGCGGGTGGCACGTGCATCAAGTGCGGCAAGCCGGCGGTGGCGGACGCCCGGTTCGCGAAAGCGTACTAA
- the tatC gene encoding twin-arginine translocase subunit TatC, which translates to MDLPFRRHPPTEIGPPRSALLAPVDPDYPDEADDDGAGKMSFLEHLDELRKRLTVSAIALAVGVAIAFLFINRIFDFIMLPLASAMPKGSSLIATEPTEAFMLYMKIALLAGVVISAPAITWQLWLFVAPGLYSKEKRFAIPFVFLASVCFVAGAAFSHYFVFPWAWAFLSNFKPEYMLFMPKIEAVFSLYSVMLLAMGIIFEMPAVVFLLARMGLATPGFLWRNLKYAILIIFIVAAVITPSGDMMTQTLMAAPMIGLYLISIIIAWVFGKKRKVEATEEE; encoded by the coding sequence ATGGACCTGCCATTTCGCCGTCACCCGCCGACCGAGATCGGCCCGCCCCGCTCTGCCCTGCTCGCGCCGGTTGATCCGGATTATCCGGATGAGGCCGACGATGACGGCGCCGGGAAGATGTCGTTTCTCGAACATCTGGACGAACTCCGGAAACGGCTGACCGTGTCGGCGATCGCCCTGGCCGTGGGTGTGGCCATCGCGTTCCTCTTCATCAACCGCATCTTCGACTTCATCATGCTGCCGCTCGCCAGCGCGATGCCGAAGGGATCGAGCCTGATCGCCACCGAGCCGACCGAGGCCTTCATGCTGTACATGAAGATCGCGTTGCTGGCCGGCGTCGTCATCTCCGCGCCCGCGATTACGTGGCAGCTGTGGCTGTTTGTCGCGCCTGGACTCTACTCGAAGGAGAAGCGCTTCGCGATACCCTTCGTCTTCCTGGCGTCGGTGTGTTTCGTGGCCGGCGCGGCCTTCTCGCACTACTTCGTCTTTCCGTGGGCGTGGGCATTCCTGTCCAACTTCAAGCCCGAGTACATGCTGTTCATGCCGAAGATCGAGGCGGTCTTCTCGCTGTACTCGGTGATGCTGCTCGCCATGGGCATCATCTTCGAGATGCCCGCGGTCGTCTTTCTGCTGGCACGCATGGGCCTGGCCACTCCGGGCTTCCTGTGGCGCAATCTCAAGTACGCCATCCTCATCATCTTCATCGTCGCGGCGGTCATCACGCCGAGCGGCGACATGATGACGCAGACGCTGATGGCCGCTCCCATGATCGGGCTCTACCTCATCAGCATCATCATCGCCTGGGTGTTCGGGAAGAAGCGGAAGGTCGAGGCGACCGAAGAGGAGTAG
- the tatA gene encoding twin-arginine translocase TatA/TatE family subunit, whose translation MGPIGMPELIVILVIALIIFGPRKLPELGRSLGKSIAEFKRASNDLKNTLEEEIRVEEGKATSTARQVPPAEHVTPPSGPTSGQIS comes from the coding sequence ATGGGTCCCATCGGCATGCCGGAGTTGATCGTCATCCTGGTCATCGCGCTGATCATCTTCGGACCGCGGAAGCTGCCCGAGCTCGGCCGATCGCTCGGTAAGAGCATCGCCGAGTTCAAGCGTGCTTCGAATGATCTGAAGAATACGCTCGAAGAGGAAATCCGAGTCGAGGAGGGAAAAGCGACGTCCACCGCGAGGCAGGTCCCTCCCGCCGAGCACGTGACGCCACCGTCTGGGCCGACGTCCGGCCAGATCTCGTAG
- a CDS encoding S41 family peptidase: MRTTRLVVLVFLVLVVSAVAGGWVGRSTVVSQERLPERYRAYTTAVRLIETTYVEKTPADRVVYSSIAGMLQTLDPHSTFLDPRTYAQMQERQGGRYFGLGITIQTIDGDVTAVALFEGSPAYKKGVRRGDVIAKVDGDSAKGWTSDQAAKRMRGPRGTLVHLSLKRRGFDQLIELDVPRDEINIPTIPASFMIDETTGYIRLQDFAQQTDNDLTATLKALTEKGMKRLMLDLRLNPGGPLDQAIKVSSKFLQPGQMVVYTRGRVPNSDQDFRAADKSEYTAVPLIVLTNRGSASAAEIVSGALQDHDRGLIVGETTFGKALVQSVYRISEGAGLALTTARYYTPSGRLIQRPWDGTFDEYLNYGMKDQSVEREHPSAQLRYTDSGRKVYGGGGIEPDHRLEGPIEGFNPSRFGRSLYARQSFSFYAQKFSAVGDTRIAAASHDRKSVAKDFVVDDAMVEDFRQYLQAEHVKIDETAFAQDLVFIKSMIRYEIDLNLWTVSDARRHLIATDPQAQLALGLFPEAERLARMAHAKSTPGEK, from the coding sequence ATGCGGACAACGCGACTGGTGGTGTTGGTGTTCTTGGTGCTCGTGGTGTCGGCCGTGGCGGGCGGCTGGGTGGGCCGATCCACGGTCGTGAGCCAGGAGCGGCTGCCCGAGCGCTATCGCGCCTACACGACCGCGGTTCGGCTCATCGAGACGACCTACGTCGAGAAGACGCCGGCCGATCGCGTGGTTTACAGTTCCATCGCCGGCATGCTGCAGACGCTGGATCCGCATTCCACGTTTCTCGATCCGCGCACGTATGCGCAGATGCAGGAACGGCAGGGCGGGCGGTACTTCGGTCTGGGGATCACGATCCAGACGATCGACGGCGACGTGACCGCGGTGGCTCTGTTCGAGGGCTCGCCCGCTTACAAGAAGGGCGTGCGCCGCGGGGACGTCATCGCCAAGGTCGACGGCGACAGCGCGAAGGGGTGGACCTCCGACCAGGCGGCCAAACGGATGCGCGGTCCCAGAGGCACGCTGGTGCACCTGTCGCTCAAGCGCCGGGGCTTCGACCAGTTGATCGAACTCGACGTGCCGCGCGACGAGATCAACATCCCGACCATTCCCGCCTCGTTCATGATTGATGAGACCACGGGGTACATCCGCCTGCAGGATTTCGCGCAGCAGACCGACAACGACCTGACCGCAACGCTCAAGGCGCTCACTGAGAAGGGCATGAAGCGGCTGATGCTCGACCTGCGCCTCAATCCCGGCGGGCCGCTGGATCAGGCCATCAAGGTGTCGAGCAAGTTCCTCCAGCCCGGCCAGATGGTCGTGTACACGCGCGGCCGCGTGCCGAATTCCGATCAGGACTTCCGCGCCGCCGACAAGAGCGAGTACACGGCGGTGCCGCTGATCGTGCTGACGAACCGCGGCAGCGCCAGCGCGGCGGAGATCGTGAGCGGTGCCCTGCAGGACCACGATCGCGGGCTCATCGTTGGCGAGACGACGTTCGGCAAGGCGCTCGTGCAGTCGGTCTACCGGATCAGCGAGGGAGCGGGCCTGGCGTTGACCACGGCGCGCTACTACACTCCGAGCGGACGGCTGATTCAGCGCCCGTGGGACGGCACATTTGACGAGTACCTCAACTACGGCATGAAAGACCAGAGTGTGGAGCGCGAACACCCGTCGGCGCAGTTGCGCTACACAGACTCCGGGCGCAAGGTGTACGGCGGCGGCGGCATCGAACCCGATCATCGTCTCGAGGGCCCGATCGAAGGATTCAACCCGTCGCGATTCGGACGATCGCTCTACGCGCGCCAGTCGTTTTCGTTCTACGCTCAGAAGTTTTCTGCGGTGGGCGACACGCGCATCGCCGCGGCATCCCACGACCGCAAGTCCGTGGCAAAGGATTTTGTCGTTGATGACGCCATGGTCGAGGATTTCCGCCAGTACCTGCAGGCCGAGCACGTCAAGATTGACGAAACCGCCTTTGCCCAGGATCTCGTGTTCATCAAGTCGATGATTCGCTACGAGATCGACCTCAACCTGTGGACCGTCAGCGACGCCCGGCGTCACCTGATTGCCACCGACCCTCAGGCACAACTCGCCCTGGGCCTCTTCCCGGAGGCCGAGCGGTTGGCCAGGATGGCCCACGCCAAGTCCACGCCTGGAGAGAAATAG